The Setaria italica strain Yugu1 chromosome VIII, Setaria_italica_v2.0, whole genome shotgun sequence genome includes the window aataaatttagcacatgtcactattagaattaatgttatatgatttaatccttgtttaggctatttaaatcataaaaaatcaaggaaaaatgctaaaatgatgaatccaactctcaagtgcttATCTCAGAGAATAGAAGCTTCAAAAAATTAGTTGGAGCCTAGCACTTACGTTTAAGTCtctatttttgttttataattgcAACCTAAGGATAAACATTATCTTTTGCATAATACTTAATCCAGAGAGATGAGAAAAACGTGAAACCACACGGAGTAAATCAGTGATGAAGTATAgttcaaagaaaaatattaaacctTGTCTGAAAGTTAATAAAACCTactttcctttttagagaaaaataaataagaGTAATATATGGAAAATAtatgtccttcactaaaaattatgaaaaattcacaaaAGTCTCTAATTCACCCATAAAACTAttgttaaaatttcatacccAAATTCATTATGGTTTGTGTTTTAAAAATAGTTAATTACATGCTACGTTAGGGTGTTAAAACAATTTTAATCATTTCTGTGCACCTCCAATGGATCTCAAATTTATGAAGTAGCTTATTAATGACAAAGTTAAGTTGCTGGTAAATTTGCAGCTTCATAGCTTGATATTTGGATtcatgaaataaaatttggaagatgaaccggttTAAATGCGATAAAGAATTCATTAAATGAGAATAAGGATAAAAAGGGTATAttggaagaggtaaaaaaaCATTAGAAATAGTATAACTTTTCGATCTTAAGTAACTAAGCAAGTAatatatatgtgtacacaatcaccatcaagaaAGCCGAAATCATGAAGATGCTTTATCTACGCAAAGTCGGTGTGTGTGTGTCGGTCGAAGAGAAGTGTCTTGCAATCATGTTTACTTTATAATAATATGTGAAATGCCATTCAGATCCTTGAAATAAAGTCATCACCTCGTTGCatttgcatctcgtgtagaagtgaacctcgccgacggcacctacgagcttcacccgacgCAGGAAGAGGAGGCCATAGCGGATCTACATCACGTCGGAGTCGAGCCCGTGCAAGAGCAAGAGCAAGCCAAAGACCAGCTAGCTAACTttgagtttgaaggcaagccccggagcatatttttcccatttttaaatacttgcaatacaattgattgctttgattaggcatttacgttccaggagttgtttgaaaccataggtgcatgaatttagtacccttgatctgaacactagtatgttaagtcgagaagttgcaatgcttaataggactcggtaaaagtcgagtgatttcctgtcactcgtgagttataggagttaaTTGTTGTACTtatgttacaactataaggatgatagATGGGGTCGGACTTATATTCGGTACTCGGTGGTATGCTCCGTCAGTCTACATGAAATtcgactaaggtcgagatgtgatagtgttcgtgatcaagtgtttgaaaatactaatctcatacctagtatgggataggaaagtctagtacctgattgaattgggacgtggcttatactcctgctgtccttggaacgaagttcccatggtgcatcatgtgggtgcatgtgcggtcacagtacggcagagactgggactgtggagcattgcatgccaaaggtagtttggccctgacacgtgcttgGAAATTGACGGCGAcagctgacaagtgaagcggtCATCCATGATGCGCGAATGTCGTGGTattaggttcgtcatgcatggttaataaatttgaatcgattcgtctgcctctcgcagtttgggactgcttgatcgctatgctacactgagtaagaatggaatatgatgatgatgttaatattgatgcttgtcatacattgcttggaaactatgcttgtttagtatagttgctaacttagactggtAAACGAACATAGAACCCGTGGCTAAaattttgaaagtaaggacctacactaattgcttttggcaaaaataaatccCCTCAGCCAAAAATTGCATGTCTACGTGTTGGTGAaatagtaccaccggtcggttaagtcttgttgagcatagttgctcagccttgcttgtggcacatctttttagGTCTTGATATTGATGAGTTCACTGCAAGTGTTACTTGGCCTATCCAGCTCCCTCCAgattggacggtcgagtggaatccctcctcgaacggcaaGGACAGGGACCAGTGAtatcatgatcggcttcttcatgatatcatgcaacgacgtctagcttccgcttattttaTTTCCGTTGCTTGAAAACTCTGTAaattatgtttgaatttcgaaccttgtgttgtaataaatcaTTGCATTATGTTTAATTTTGGATGGACTGTTGTTATCTCTGTAACCACTTACCTTCGAGTGAGCTTTGCTTTCTTGATCTTGcgttaagtggtttatcagatgcaatccgacggacgaccaagttgacttgattaaagtacatgatcgcgtgtcaggcaagttgacttgattaaagtacatgatcgcatgtcaggcaacttaagtgtgctttagccgaGTTAATTTGAGTGGTTCCGCCATAATTCTCTACTGTGCACGCGTGCACCAAGACCCAAATCATCAGCTAAAACTTCTGACAGATAGCAACTACTGAACTGCAAGTCAGGTGAGCCACACTTCAAAATTTCTGTGTATGAAATTGTAgctttttgccattttttctTTCACCCTCACAATCGTGTACTATCTGAACCTGAATCTATTCGTCGTATTGTAAAATAACAATTTTATCTTACATGAGCATGATGGAACTTCGACATAGAGAAACCCATTTAATACGTTGATCCTCTACCTTTAGCCAGAGAGCCAGTTTTGCTACGGTTTTACGACTTCAGATGATTTTGGACCGTTCGATTGGAGATGAAATGCCACATTTATCACACAATATATGTATGGGCTATAGTACCAAATAGTAAAATAACAGGTAGGATTGATAGAATTAAGTGATGGAACAAGAGAAAAGAATAAACTTCATCTTATTCACATTTATAACTATATATCTCTACATATTCATATGCGCATATTATGTATATCCATGTCTGTGCAGAGACTTGGATATATCCATATTCTTATCCGAGAAACGAATTTGGACATATCGATAGACATCCCTATTTTCACCCACTGGTGGAGAACTCGCctattatcccggttggtagggtgcaaagatctcggaaatgcatccgggataaaccaaccgggacaaaagggggggtcttttatcccgggtcactcaccgggataaaagggtcgagagcgccgacgctgcaaaaaaaaaaattcccgagctcccaggaggcccccccacacgcgcaagtcacaagtcacaagtcacaagtcacaagtcacgcgatttttcacgcgaaatatgcacgtgcgcggttcgtgggattcgaacccacaacctccagcctcgcgcttagcttccttaccatcccacctacacaccacatctgactatgtaggggatactatccttttgtattaactcgtgggggacccttttatcccggttggaaacaccaaccgggataaaagacccccttttatcccggttggtgtttcaaaccgggataaaatgcctctcagagtctttttttcccactagcctttgcaaccgggataaaaggtcccggttggtgagccccccaccagtgaccgagttttagtcccggttggtgaaccttttatcccgggccaactttaaaccgggacaaaagggggtggatggaaagtcatttctctactagtgacccAAGGTCTGACTTACCAAGTTACCATGGCTCTGCTTAGATTTTATTTTGCCTCTGACCATTAAACTAGATGTGAATAATCCGTTCTCCTTTCTTTGAAACAAGGGGTGCTTCCGGCTCTACATGcttcaaacattttttttccttctccataTTACTATTTTTAATCGATAATTCTGTGTTTGTAGCATAAAATTGTTCCCATCACATAGACCTTGAGCTAATACAAATATCTGTCGTCCATTTTAATTCGACCCTCTTCCTCCCACCCTGACAAAGTACCTTGGAACAGAGCACATATAGACATAAGGAACGTTGGCGACTGCTGCATTTTAGCTGACCTTTTTATTTTGTGTGTTGCAACAGAATGCGGGGGTGTTTAATTTAGTCCagattaaaattcatgtcacatcgaatatttggaggctacttaggaggactaaacatgagctaattataaaactaattacacagatggaggctaatttccgagacgaatctattaagcctaattaatccatcatcccatgtttactgtaacaccacattgtcaaatcatgaactaattagatttaatagattcgtctcgcaaattagcctcatctgtgcaattggttttgtaattagtttatatttagtactcctaattagtatctaaatatttgatgtgataagaATTTTAAGAGTTACTGAGGACCTACAATCACAATACGCTGGATGATAAGGTAACCTGGAGAACACATGGGTTCCCTTCTACTGGCTCGTAAGAGAGGCGCAGAAAAGGTTCACTCAATTCCCGTTGCTAAGCTTGCCCCATCCCGGCAAGCTAAAAGTACTGTGGACACGTGCACAAAGACCTCAGACCACCAAGCTTTTACCCCTTACTGATACGGCGATACTGAATCACGCGTCAGGTTTTCCGGCCACATATCGAAATTTCTACATAAAATagcggttgaaaagctgaaacagctgatttgttatgagaaaaAATACTATTATATAGTCGCTGATttgttatgaaaaaaaatactattatGTAGTAGTTGAtaatttattgtgagagaaaaatactattatGTCGCTGTCCGCCGCAGTAACGCAGTCGTAACAGAAAGAGCCCTGTAGCTTTTGCAAATTCTCTCCGCCGCAGTACCGCAGTCGTAAAAGAAAGCGTAGTAAACATTTGAAAACAAACCAAATAGACCCCTGTGATCTCTCCCAATTTGCGATCCTGCCCAGACAGAAACATACCATGATGCATGCAAGTACATGCAACGAGGCGGAACAGCCCCTTTATTCATTCAGCCCGACCACAATCCATATCTTTCTACTGTCACTTCTCAGAATCAACTAAAAGGTACTGTGATTGTACAGAATCATTCTCAATGGGATCCAGACATGCCTGCggttccccttctctctccttgcctctctctccctcgcAAAATCTGGCGTTGGAGCTGTCAAACATGTTAGCGGCGCCAGGTTTTCCCTCTCCCCTCTCCCATGCTCACAGCCACAAGCGTCCAGAGGCATAGGGTTTTACAGCTCGTCCTTCACGGACTCTGCGGTGGTGGCTGGGTCCGCCGCCTTCTCAGTCGTCGTTGCCTGGCCGGTGCCAGATgtctccttgttcttcttgatGAAGTCGACGATCTCATCAGCCGTCCTGCCGGCGTCGTAGGAGGTGACCTTCCCGCTGGGGGTCACGAAGTACATGGTCGGGTAGCCCTGGACCTCAAACTCGCTGGGCACGTCGTTCTCGGTTGCATCCTGGGAACAAATATTGTGAGATGGTGTTTGCAGAAATTGGATTCTGCCACAGGGATTCATGAAGAATAGTGCTCAAGACACATCGTTGGGAGGAAACGTACCATCTTAGCAATCACAACTTCTTCATCACTCTGAAGTGTGGTGGCAGCCTCCTCCAAAATAGGTGCCAGCTTCTTGCAGTGTCCACACCACGGGGCATAGAATTCAATAAGAACTGCACCAGGAATATAGATATATCAAGGGGATTTCAAGCTTACTTATACAGACTTCCATCATAGGGATGAAGATAAGAACTACATGCCAAGTGTACTCAAGTATCCAACCAGAAACAATTCCTAATTAATGAAAACAGATTAATCAGAGGATGCATACCATTTTTCCCAGACTTGAAGACCACATCGTGGATGCTGTCAGCCACAACCACCTTAACAGGCTCGTTGTTGACCTCAGGAATAGGCTCAGACTTCTTGAACGGTGACAATTTGCCATCCTACGAATAAAGAGGATCAATGAGATCTAAAATCATATGAAATGGAACAAAACATCACATCAATGCATTAAAATTCAAATCAATACTTACAAAGTACTCCTTCAACCATGAGACAATCTGGTCAGCCTCAATGTTATCCTTCAAGAACTTCTTGGATTCACTATCCTGGATGAGGATAAGGGGTGCCTGCTCCGCTTTCAGACCAAAGTACTGCCATTCCAACAAATTGAATGTTAGCGTGAAGGTTTCCAGTATATATTAAGAGCATCAGTGTAAGGTGGGGAAGTGAGAGCCAAACCTGGAAGGCACCCTGGGAAGCGTCAATATCACCAATGAGGAACTTGATTTCCTTGTCCTTGAACTCCTCTGCGGCAGCAGAATAAACATTCTTGAAGGAGTCAAAAGGTCCAGTGGAGAAGTTCAAAAATAGCATAGCCTGCCAATCGTGTCACAGAACAGTGAAAATAGTCAGTATTCgacaaataaaatataaatcaCAAAGCTGTGAACAGCCTTTTCTAATCACAAAGCTTTTTCAAGTCACaactaataaaataaaatataaatcaAACAAGCAGTTGAATATTTTTGAAAAGTTCATTGATGGCACCAAAATATATACTTCATATCTAACAAGAGCAACGCAGGCTTCAAATATGCCCAGCATTGCATTCAATACAGTAAAATGGCAAACTTAGGCTAGTTGGATGCAGAAAAGGTAGCTTGGGCATGACTAAGCACATATCCAGTAGTAACTAACCATTACCAAAACTCTTGATCAATTTAACCAACAATATACCGATAGAAGTAGTACTCAAGATATTTCAAGAACAAGTTTCTTGTTCTTACCTTGGTGGCTGAGCTTTGGAAGAACTTCAAGAGGTATGGGTGGTTGTCGGGGTTCTTGTCAAAAGTAACAACCCGGGGGGTGCTG containing:
- the LOC101780630 gene encoding protein disulfide-isomerase, with product MATRAWISLLLALAVALSAPAAARAEEAAAEGEAVLTLDVDSFDEAVAKHPFMVIEFYAPWCGHCKALAPEYERAAQALSKHDPPIVLAKVDANEDKNRPLATKYEIQGFPTLKIFRNQGKNIQEYKGPREAEGIVEYLKKQVGPASKEIKSPEDAASLIDDKKIYIVGVFTEFSGTEFTNFMEVAEKLRADYDFGHTLHANHLPRGDAAVERPLVRLLKPFDELVVDSKDFDVAALEKFIDASSTPRVVTFDKNPDNHPYLLKFFQSSATKAMLFLNFSTGPFDSFKNVYSAAAEEFKDKEIKFLIGDIDASQGAFQYFGLKAEQAPLILIQDSESKKFLKDNIEADQIVSWLKEYFDGKLSPFKKSEPIPEVNNEPVKVVVADSIHDVVFKSGKNVLIEFYAPWCGHCKKLAPILEEAATTLQSDEEVVIAKMDATENDVPSEFEVQGYPTMYFVTPSGKVTSYDAGRTADEIVDFIKKNKETSGTGQATTTEKAADPATTAESVKDEL